Within Citrus sinensis cultivar Valencia sweet orange chromosome 1, DVS_A1.0, whole genome shotgun sequence, the genomic segment cattctttctttaatttgtcgCTATAAGTTATATGAGTGCTGAATATATGCTACTAGGCTAGCATCCGTACCTGGCTTCTCTACCTCTAGTggtctgtattttttttaaaaaaaaaaaaaagcttattaCACGAATTTGATGGGCCGCATTTATTGTCAGTCCTTTATCAGTAAAAGATAGCCCAGGGGCCGAAAGGAAGCCCTGTATGGCATAGACTCTTAAACGCTGAGAAGAACGCAAATAAACTagatataaataatgaaacaatcattcaattaaataattaattccaGTACATTCTCAGAATTCAAGAGCTTCGCGGGttagtttcattttcttttctttcgtTTCTCTTTTTTCAGTTATTCATCGTGTTTATTCATAATCAGGCTTTGGTTGTTTACTTTTGGGAATTTGATTAGCATTCGGTTTTGTTAATGCTGATTTTGTTTGATTGCGAATTTGAAAAATGCTTTGCCATGATTATAACCcatgttttgatttattttaacttcaaGAAATGAGCTCAAACAAGGGAGTTTTTGAATTTGGGTATTATGATGCACTTGGATAAAGAACAAAAGCACCTGTGATATAACACTGTTTTTAGtacttttttcttcattcatcTGGAATGCAGGCTTATGTGAGTTCTTCATCCTTTATGTGCCTGTGCTCTTTTATTTCGAAGTTTAATGTAACCTCATTTAAATTCTTTGGTTATCATATttcaaattgaagaaatagGATGCTTGATTGGGGCCTTGATTTAGTAATAACAGATATAAGTCTCCACAATGATGAGGGGAAGAGAAGTTCTCTAATTTGTATTTTCGTGCAAATTATGTTATCTTTCCGGTGGGTATTTTGTTTCGTAGGTTCATATTTATAATGCGGTTTTATTGCTGTTTTAGTTCATTAAAATGTTTATATCAGCAAAGTTGTTGGAATTACAGATGGACATGATCTGTTGAGATAGATGTTTGTTCAGTTGTGTCCCACATTGGCCAGTAAAGGAGAGTTACTTGAGTTTATAAGTAGGATAGATCACTCCACTTAATATGCTAGTCTTTTGGATTGGATACTTGGAAATACTAGGTCTAGACCCCcgacaattggtatcagagccagaCTTTAATAGCTAGAATGTGGTGGTGGAATAACTCAGGTGTGTCTGACAAAAAGACCTGGATCCGGCTGTGGTTTCCTCCCAGAGGGGAGATTGTTGAGTTGCGTCCCACAGTAGCTAGTAAAGAGGAGTTACTTGGGTTTATAAGTAGGATAAGTCACTCTACCCAATAGACTAGTTTTTTGGATTGGATACCTAGAAATCCTAGGCCAGCCCCCCCAATAATGTTCACCGTCTCTTAATTCATTTCAGTTTCTACTTCTTTGGAACGGGAAAGGAAAAGGGAGCTAGAAAGTGCTGGGGATGGATCAGATGGATAATGCCTATCGGAACCAAATAGCTGCAATTTTGcgagttttaaatttaacaacaTGTTTGAGAGAAGACAGGGTTCCTTTTGAGATTGAACAGGTAAGTAGAGATTGAGCAGGTAACTAAATATTGATTTCATCATTCAGCCATATGACAGTTTCTATATGATTACCAACTAGGAATTCGCTTCGATTGTGTTTCTTAATGcctaaatttcttaattaagttTGCTTTCtgtgattctttttatttttgcaggGTCTCTTCTTGGGATCGATTGGAGCGGCTAGTAACAAGGATGCACTGAAAAGCAGGAATATTACACACATATTAACTGTAGCTAATGCACTGGCTCCTGCACATCCAAATGATTTTGTATATAAAGTTATTGGAGGTATGATAATTTGATCTGCTGTATCCTTTTACATGAAAGTTTTCTtgaagttataaaattttcataagtAAATCATGAGATATTTGGTGTTTCTGATACTGCTCTTGACAACAAAAGATGTTATTTCGCTTGCTTTACTCCCTTGCCTTTGCATCCATGAGATCATTGTCTTAAATGAAGTAATTCTTCAAATCATGTagtattttatgttttatatgcACTTTGCATAGCTTTTGTTTCGCATATTCATACATTCCAATGCTACATTTGCAAAGCAGTCCCATTCTACTTAACTTTGTTTGCATTTTGGTATTTTCATTCTGTTTGTATCTCTTTCCCACTTCACGAAGTTTTAGTGTGTTGAACTCATGCTGTATCAGCACATATTATATTTGTGATTAACTTTGTTTCTTTCCAGATTGATTCTTATTTCCCTATGAAGCTGTTTTTAATGACTAGAATCCTTGTTAATTCTCCGTTGTTCTCTGTGAAATAGTTGCGGACAAAGAAGATACAAATTTATCACAGTATTTTGATGAGTGtatcaattttattgatgaaGCTAAAAGGCAGGGTGGCGGTGTGTTGGTTCATTGCTTTGTGGGAAGATCCAGAAGGTGTCATTTATTTCCCcatcttggttatttttctatgATTATACTTGTATACTCTAATGATAATAGACCCAGCGAATCTGGAAAGTGAACTATTTATTCTCCAAATCTGGGGGAAGGAAATGGATATTAATCAAGTTGTTTCCTTTTCAGTGTGACTATTGTTGTTGCTTATCTAATGAAAAAGCATGGCATGAGCCTGTCTCAAGCTATGGGGCATGTTAAGAGCAGACGCCCTCAGGCTGCTCCAAATTCTGGTTTTCTTTTGCAACTACAGGAGTTAGAGAAATCTCTTCAAGGTAGCCTCTTAGCTTTTATTATTTCCTTCTTGAGGCATTGAAAAGTTAcctttatgaatattttatggTTTCAGAAACCTATTTATCCACAAAGGATGGTAGTTATCCaagtaaattgaaaaagaaaacttccATTATAAAACTATTCTGAGATTAACGATGTGTTCAAGATGATTATAATCTGCTGGACATAGCAACCTAAGCTGTGTGTTATTGCAAATTCCTGATAATGAACAACTTTGTTTTCTGTATATTAGATTTGAAAACcgtaaacatatattttatgtcCGAGTACCTTCTCTTGAGTAAATGGTAAATGAATAAGTTATATTCAAATTGTTTGCCGTTAGTGtgaaattacaataaatatttctGATTGGATCATTTCAGAAATTCAACACATTGGATTCACCTTAACAGGTCTGGTTACTCCTACAGGTCGTACTTGAAGTTGCGAGCTCACTCAGACCAGCAGATCACATTTCTTTTCAGAGTTACCCAATTTTTTCATCATGGTTTCTACCTAAAGAGTTTCTTATCGCATATGTGTATGAACATCTTAGCGTTGCAAAAGCAGAACTTAGCTTCTGCCTTCTGGTTCAAAATCAACAGTGAGAGTAAATCTCAGTGGAACAGAAGTGTGTCCTAGTTGTTACATGAAAAGATGACTCAATGACTCAACGTGCCTATGATTTATATGATGTTTATAACTGCATGAATATGATGTAAATAAATAGTCTAGCCATTGTTTTTCAGATTAGAAAAGAGTGGAAGAAATTTGAATCGAGCTCGACATAAatcaactttctttttctctttcgtCTCCTTTTCGTTTCAGTGTCTGAAAGCTACGATTAGATATTCCAATCAATGTTGTTACCCTGCGTTTGTATTTGAGTAAAACTAGGATCCTATCACTCGAGTCCCTACGGTTTATAACTGCTTGGCGTCCGTTGATCATTCCCAAAGGCTAATATTAGAGCAGCCTTCacacgcgcacacacacaaaaaggcgaaagaaaaaaaaaaaaatttcttttccatGCACTATAATCACTACATCAGCATCGACGTGCACAATATCATGCCTTGATTCTGAAATTAAAAGTGAGTTTGTTTTGACAGCTTGCCATGCTGCATACGCGGATTATTCacctttttataaaaaaaaattatgtaccACTCACTCACTCGTTCAAGCTCACTCATTTAAGCTCTAACTCAGGATCTGAGCTCTAAGAATGTGGCTTCTTATCATTGAAACTAAACCTTAGCttcaaatataaagaaaaatgtattttACTATCTGACCAATGACCTCGGGGCgccttttcttatttttttgtgtttatgtacatcaaaattgaaatcttACAAGCTAGTGTAtgattatcattattattattagcaaAACCTTTACGGAATGAATGATAGTTTCTGAGAATTTGAACTAATACAATTATAATACGGCATAGGTCTATCGAGAATATAATTTAGAGATCAATTGAGACTTCTATTTAAAAGGAGATATTTATCCTTACCTACAATTATGGAAAGAGAACACGTCTCATTCATTAAACGAAGGAGGTACGTACTCAAAAGTGTTGACGTGTGGTATGACATGTTACCAAAACTTTCTTTTACTCGGAAGGAGGGAACACACGTACATGCATGGGAAATATAAAGAAGAAGTTAAAGAGCAATCCCCCGTTTGTTTTTAACTCTCACGCGGTGTATGTAATTGACCCAAGATAATAAACGTGAGACGTAATATATAGagtgagaaagagagagagatcagAGACAGTAACCAAAACCCTCACGGGACTCTAACATAAAGcatttattatgaattaaCCACGACCACCAAGTAGCTATTAGATGACGATggcctctctctctctctctctctctctctatatatatatatatagacaagACAAACCCATCGAGTTGCTGTAAGAACATCTAGAAACTAATAACAAGCAAGAGGTAGCTTACTAGggtttttttagttttatatatCGCTTCTGCGAATCAAACCAAAATATGTCTCACATAGCCGTAGAGAGAAACAGAAGAAGACAGATGAACGAGCACCTCAAAGTTTTGAGATCTTTAACCCCATGCTTCTACATCAAAAGGGTATTTACAGTTGTTTCTccttttaattacatgtgtgtgtgtgtgcgctgCCTCGCTTACATATTTTTGCTCTTATTTGATGTTTGATTAGGGCGACCAAGCTTCGATTATAGGGGGTGTAATAGATTTTATCAAGGAGTTGCATCAAGTTCTTCAAGCTTTGGAGTCTAAGAAGCAAAGGAAGAGTTTAAGCCCTAGCCCTAGCCCAAGGCCGGTGTTGTTGCACCAATTATCTCCTCAGCAGCCACctgatattaatattaattcatttggGGCTGAACATTTTAAGGAACTAGGAGCATGTTGCAACTCTTCGGTTGCAGATGTTGAAGCAAAAATCTCTGGATCGAACGTGTTGCTCAAAGTAATCTCAAAGCAAATACCGGGTCAAATTGTGAAGATAATCACTGTGTTGGAGAAACTTTCATTTGAAGTTCTTCATTTGAACATCAGTACCATGGAAGACACCGTTTTATACTCCTTTGTCATTAAggtattatataattaattcatttggaGTTAAATATCATTtccaaatatcaaatgaaaGCTATCAGAACATAGTTTCTACTTTAGATTTTGTGAATTAGTTAAGCTATTGATCAACTCTTTTACATAAGTCAAGTTAAAAGCCAATGATATTGGGAATCAATGAGATGCAACTGCGATCGCCTCAAACCCTAATTGAACTACAACCCATGCTATTCATGCATGTGAATTGGTCTGTATTCtcatttgatttgaataattagCGTAGCTTCAGGAACTTCATTCGTTGCTTACTTAAAATTCATCAAGGATCAAGGCGACACGCACACAACTCATGGCACTCACGCACGCATGCGGCCATTAAGCATTGGTGGTACTAAAATCACCTAGTTATATATAATCAACATATTATTGTCAGTTTTATGAGGttttaacattctttttgAACTTtgacccccccccccccccccacacacacacacacacacacaaaaatattgttttttcgTATCTTTTTATAACGAGTGGAAATTCTACTTAGTTTGTTTGACTGAAGATAGAATGAAGCAAACGGCTGTGTCCTTACATTACATATTCATAGTAGAAAGCATGATTATGTATTAACTCATACGCTGGTACATAACATATATAATGAACTTTTGATTGGTATTATATGTCTTGCTGatgatgataattaatttacaaaatataaagaaacaGTATTGTTGATTTTGTGTGGTTTTATTCATTGTTGCAGATAAGGTTGGAATGTCAGCTAAGCCTGGAGGAATTGGCACTTGAGGTTCAAAAAAGTTTCCTGCCAAATGCTGTTTATGCTAACGACATATAGTTTAATTGCAGTCttaattaatcttaattacATGGTTTGTTGTAATCAATGGTATCAAGTATGCATATGATATGAGACATGGTACACAGTCATGTTTTGTGATATGTATGAATGCATTATAGTTCACAGAATATCATTCAGGTCCATTTGGTATTGAGGTAGTTGTAGCATAAAAGAAACAACACtgaagtgtttggtaaacactagttGTTGTAActtaaagttattttaatataatttttcacttgcataatgaaaaatctattatatttttaataattttgtcaaaattattatttgaaaattttatttactatatattattaactttt encodes:
- the LOC102630094 gene encoding dual specificity protein phosphatase 1 isoform X1, whose translation is MDQMDNAYRNQIAAILRVLNLTTCLREDRVPFEIEQGLFLGSIGAASNKDALKSRNITHILTVANALAPAHPNDFVYKVIGVADKEDTNLSQYFDECINFIDEAKRQGGGVLVHCFVGRSRSVTIVVAYLMKKHGMSLSQAMGHVKSRRPQAAPNSGFLLQLQELEKSLQGLVTPTGRT
- the LOC102630094 gene encoding dual specificity protein phosphatase 1 isoform X2, which gives rise to MDQMDNAYRNQIAAILRVLNLTTCLREDRVPFEIEQGLFLGSIGAASNKDALKSRNITHILTVANALAPAHPNDFVYKVIGVADKEDTNLSQYFDECINFIDEAKRQGGGVLVHCFVGRSRSVTIVVAYLMKKHGMSLSQAMGHVKSRRPQAAPNSGFLLQLQELEKSLQGRT
- the LOC102630094 gene encoding dual specificity protein phosphatase 1 isoform X3, translated to MDQMDNAYRNQIAAILRVLNLTTCLREDRVPFEIEQGLFLGSIGAASNKDALKSRNITHILTVANALAPAHPNDFVYKVIGAKRQGGGVLVHCFVGRSRSVTIVVAYLMKKHGMSLSQAMGHVKSRRPQAAPNSGFLLQLQELEKSLQGLVTPTGRT
- the LOC102629800 gene encoding transcription factor MUTE; this encodes MSHIAVERNRRRQMNEHLKVLRSLTPCFYIKRGDQASIIGGVIDFIKELHQVLQALESKKQRKSLSPSPSPRPVLLHQLSPQQPPDININSFGAEHFKELGACCNSSVADVEAKISGSNVLLKVISKQIPGQIVKIITVLEKLSFEVLHLNISTMEDTVLYSFVIKIRLECQLSLEELALEVQKSFLPNAVYANDI